The genomic segment TTTAGCCTTTTCATGACCTTTGCCTAAAAGTTCAATGGTTGTAACAAGCGGTACACCTGCGGCTAGCATAGTGGCTATTTGTCGAGTAATCATTGCAATATCCATCGCAGTGATCTTTTTTTCTGACTTAAATAGTGGAGTCGCTTTTTTTCTCACTCCCTTGGGAGTCACTCCTTGGGCTTTTAAAACACTGCGTATTTCAGCAATCGAAGTGCCGCGTAGTTCGCCAGATGTTCTTTGACCATCTCTATTGACACCTTTCCATTCAAAAGTGAAGGTTTTAGGTTGTAGCTTGGTGTCTTTTTTTGTTCTCGGCTTTCTTCTTGCCGCTGCTGTTGCCATAAAGCAAATCCTTTTCTATTTATTATGTGCAATCAATGCTTAACGAAAATTTACAGCTTGTTAATTAAAACTTGTAACACGGTTTACCTCTGCAATACTAGTAATCCCTTGCGTTACTTTGAGTAAGCCTGATAAACGTAGATCTCGCATACCACTTTGTGTTGCTTGTTTGGCTATTTGCAGAGAGTTACCTCCTTCCATAATGGTACGAGCGATTTCATCTGTCATTTTCATTACTTCGTATATACCCACTCGACCTTTATAACCGCCAGAGCAATGGTCACAGCCAACCGGTTTGTAAACCGTGAACCCATTATTAATTGAGCTTTCGCTGAAACCTAGGCGCTGTAATTCTTCAGTGGGAACATCTTCTGGAGATTTACACTCAGGACATAATCGCCTTGCAAGTCGCTGAGCGATAATTAAATTCACTGAGCTAGCAATATTATAGCCAGGTACACCCATATTGATTAATCGCGTTAAGGTTTCTGCTGCAGAATTCGTGTGCAATGTAGACAATACTAAGTGACCTGTTTGTGCGGCTTTAATTGCAATTTCTGCCGTTTCTAAATCACGGATCTCACCGACCATCACAACATCAGGATCTTGACGTAAAAATGATCTAAGTGCTGAAGCAAATGTTAACCCAGCTTTTAAATTGATATGAACCTGATTAACGCCTTCAAGGTTAATTTCTACCGGATCTTCGGCGGTAGAAATATTGCGCTCTTCAGTATTGAGTATATTCAAGCCAGTATACAAAGATACTGTTTTACCAGAGCCGGTCGGCCCTGTTACAAGGATCATTCCTTGTGGTTTAGCGAGCATTTCTTCGTATAGAAGGCGCTGATCATCTTCATAACCGAGTTTTTCAATACCTAATTGCGCAGAAGAAGAGTCTAAAATACGCATTACAATTTTTTCACCCCAAATAGTTGGGAGTGTACTCACACGAAAATCGATAGATTTAGTACGTGATAGCTTCATTTTAATTCGGCCGTCTTGCGGCACTCGGCGCTCTGCAATATCCAGTTTCGACATAACTTTTAAGCGAGCAGAGATTCTGCTTGAAAGATTGACAGGGGGCTCAGAAACTTCATGTAAGATACCATCGATTCTAAAACGAATACGGTAACGTTTTTCATAAGGCTCGAAATGTAAATCTGAAGCACCTTTGCGAATTGCATCGGTTAGAATTTTGTTTATATATATAACTATTGGTGCATCATCACTGCTTTCTGCTGGCTCTTCTTCTTGTGAAGTATCTGTAACTTCAATACCAGCTAATGCTTCTTCATCCATGCCATCGAGGCCGAGACCTGAAATATCATCTTCAAGTACTTTCTCAAGAATGGTATTGAGCTTATCATCTTCAACAATGATTGCTTCGGCATGGAGGCCTAAACTAAATTGGAAGTCTTCTAGCGCAGCAATATTCGTTGGATCTGAGGTGGCAATATAGAGTCTATTACCACGTTTAAAAAGCGGCAAACAGTTATGGGTAGCGATAAGTTTTTTGTTAAGAATGTCTTCAGGTATATTTGCTACATCAAACTCGGATAAATCCAGTAATGGTGAACCGTATTCTTCATAGCACATTTCTGCAATTTCTCTCGCAGATAACGCTTTCATGGCAATTATCGTGCTTACTAAAGTCTTTCTTTTTTTCCGAGATTGTAAAATAGCATCAGACATCAGTTGTTCGTCTAATAATTTTTTTCTAACAAAAACGGTTGAAAGTCCTAAATTGAGACTTGTTGCTGCCATGAGGATTCCAAATTATAAATATTTACCAAATATTAACTTCTTTTAGTTAAGATGTCATTCAATAGAAACGCACAGTTGCTCTGTAGCTATAAAATTTTATTCTTAGATGATATGAGCCGATAAATTAACCTTTTATCCCTTTCTTATTTCAATAATATAGAAGTTTATGTTAACAGCTGATTTTATTTTGAAGTAAAAACCCATAGTTAAACAGGATAATTTAAAGCATCAAGGTTTGTTTATGTATTAGGTAGCAGTAGCTTTGAACGTTATATCAATCCTGCTAAATAGTGAGTCTTTTAACAAGTTTTAATGGTATTTAATGAATGCAGCTAAGAACAGCTAGTTTTGCCCTATTAATTGGTTTTTTGGTAACTATCATGCTGGGAACAGTTTTAGGGAATCGATTGACTGATATAATTGAAATAGGATCTCTTTATGACAGCAAGCGTTTTTTGGCTTTACTGTTTATTTGGTCCTCTGTACTTTTATTATGTACAACAAGTAATCTGAAAATTTTATCGCCAACTCCTAACCAAGCATTTTTTTTGCTAGCTATCACAGCATGCATTATAAACTCTTTAGTATTAAGCGAGCACCCTTATTGGAGCGGTGTTGAGCTTGCTAATATGGTGCTTTTTATTATTGTTTTTTTGTGCTTTTATAACGTAATAACAGTGTTAACTAGGCTGGAGTTAGTCAGTTATTTGTTCTTTTTCGCCGCATGCTTTTCTACGCTTCATTTTATTGTTTATTTGTTATATCTTGCATTTTCCTGCTCAGAAAATGGCCCTGCCGGAATTTCGAATCTAATCTCTGGATACGATAATGTGCGTTTTTTTAATCAACTGCAGGTTATGATTTACCCTCTACTCTCTTTGGTTGTTTTTTTCGAATCATTACATAAATATAGAAAAATCGCTTTTATTTTAGCTTCACTTCATTGCTTAGCATTATTGCAAACAGAAGCTCGGGGAGCAGTTTTGTCATTATTTATAACTTTTAACCTGATTAATTACTTTTCAACCCACTCTAGAAAGAAGTTGTTTGCATTATTTGTTACTAAGTCTTTCGCTGTTGGTTTAGTTCTTTGGTTAGGGCTTATTGTTGTGATACCAAGTATTTTTTTTGATACGACGACAGTAAGCATAGATACATCTAGCTCTGGCAGATTGGAGCTATGGTTATATGCAGTTAATAGTATACTTGAGCGCCCTTGGTTTGGTTTTGGGCCAATGAGTTTTGCTTGGGGAGAAGGAAGGCCTCTAGCAAATGCACATTTACATAATTCAATTCTGCAAGTTCTATACGAGTACGGCATTCCAATTTTTTTAGTTATTCTCAGTTTAATTTGTTTGTATTTTAAACAGGCACTATCTCAGTTAAGTTCTAATCACATTGTGTCAGAGAGTGTTTTGTTCTCAATTCTATCAGCTGCTATTTACTCTTTATTTAGCGGAGTTGTAGTTATGCCATTCTCCCAGTTATTACTTATATTTCTTGTTTCTGTGGGACTCTATGACAGGCAATATTCAGATAAGAGGTTCATTACTCTAAGGAAAGGAAAAAAGTTAGTGTTATTTATTCTGACAACAATATTTGTTGGTGTTGTAGCATCTAGTTTTCAACATTCAGAACTAAAGAATACCCAACATCCAAGAGTTTGGATAGATGGTGCAATTAGTTTTTAAACACTTGTCTATTTCATCTGGTATGCTTTCTAAATCTGATAGACAAAAAAAAACCTAGGCTTAAACACCTAGGTTTTAATACTTAAAAAGCTTGTTAGCTACAGCTTCCAGGCTTAAATTTAGCGTCTAAACCACCGCCTGTAGCACATGACCAAACACCTTCAGTTGTACGGTTCAATGTTAGTGTTTTACCATTTGCTTTATCTGCATTTGAATTCTTAATTGAGCAAGCAATGCTTGTACCTGTAACTGTAAGAGCACAATAACGACCGCCGCCAGCAGTCTGACCTATATAACCAGCGTCAGTAGCAGTCAATGAAGGTGTTTTACCTTCATTCTTAATAACTTCAAATTGTGACTTTAAAGAGCTAAGTTCAGAATAAGCAGAACCTACTTGTGACTTAACAGTGTAATCTTGGTAAGCAGGCAATGCGATTGCTGCAAGAATACCGATGATCGCTACTACGATCATTAAT from the Shewanella japonica genome contains:
- the pilB gene encoding type IV-A pilus assembly ATPase PilB, giving the protein MAATSLNLGLSTVFVRKKLLDEQLMSDAILQSRKKRKTLVSTIIAMKALSAREIAEMCYEEYGSPLLDLSEFDVANIPEDILNKKLIATHNCLPLFKRGNRLYIATSDPTNIAALEDFQFSLGLHAEAIIVEDDKLNTILEKVLEDDISGLGLDGMDEEALAGIEVTDTSQEEEPAESSDDAPIVIYINKILTDAIRKGASDLHFEPYEKRYRIRFRIDGILHEVSEPPVNLSSRISARLKVMSKLDIAERRVPQDGRIKMKLSRTKSIDFRVSTLPTIWGEKIVMRILDSSSAQLGIEKLGYEDDQRLLYEEMLAKPQGMILVTGPTGSGKTVSLYTGLNILNTEERNISTAEDPVEINLEGVNQVHINLKAGLTFASALRSFLRQDPDVVMVGEIRDLETAEIAIKAAQTGHLVLSTLHTNSAAETLTRLINMGVPGYNIASSVNLIIAQRLARRLCPECKSPEDVPTEELQRLGFSESSINNGFTVYKPVGCDHCSGGYKGRVGIYEVMKMTDEIARTIMEGGNSLQIAKQATQSGMRDLRLSGLLKVTQGITSIAEVNRVTSFN
- a CDS encoding O-antigen ligase family protein; translation: MQLRTASFALLIGFLVTIMLGTVLGNRLTDIIEIGSLYDSKRFLALLFIWSSVLLLCTTSNLKILSPTPNQAFFLLAITACIINSLVLSEHPYWSGVELANMVLFIIVFLCFYNVITVLTRLELVSYLFFFAACFSTLHFIVYLLYLAFSCSENGPAGISNLISGYDNVRFFNQLQVMIYPLLSLVVFFESLHKYRKIAFILASLHCLALLQTEARGAVLSLFITFNLINYFSTHSRKKLFALFVTKSFAVGLVLWLGLIVVIPSIFFDTTTVSIDTSSSGRLELWLYAVNSILERPWFGFGPMSFAWGEGRPLANAHLHNSILQVLYEYGIPIFLVILSLICLYFKQALSQLSSNHIVSESVLFSILSAAIYSLFSGVVVMPFSQLLLIFLVSVGLYDRQYSDKRFITLRKGKKLVLFILTTIFVGVVASSFQHSELKNTQHPRVWIDGAISF
- a CDS encoding pilin; its protein translation is MKNAKGFTLIELMIVVAIIGILAAIALPAYQDYTVKSQVGSAYSELSSLKSQFEVIKNEGKTPSLTATDAGYIGQTAGGGRYCALTVTGTSIACSIKNSNADKANGKTLTLNRTTEGVWSCATGGGLDAKFKPGSCS